The Mesorhizobium sp. B1-1-8 genome contains a region encoding:
- the glmS gene encoding glutamine--fructose-6-phosphate transaminase (isomerizing): MCGIVGIVGQQQVAPLIVDALKRLEYRGYDSAGVATIENGKLGRRRAEGKLINLERRLKEDPLDGTIGIGHTRWATHGVPNETNAHPHFSEGVAIVHNGIIENFAELRGELTRDGYDFSSQTDTEVVAHLVARELAKGLKPVEAAHQALKRLHGAFALAIMFKSDEDLIVGARNGPPLAVGHGDGEMFLGSDAIALAPFTNSITYLEDGDWAVVRRDSVAIYDIDGNPVDRKRQQSLSTSFMVDKGNRRHFMEKEIHEQPEVISHTLAHYVDFVSGVSKPLELPFDFARIGRLAISACGTAYLAGLISKYWFERYARLPVDIDVASEFRYREMPLSADDAAFFISQSGETADTLASLRYCRKAGMKIGAVVNVRESTMARESDVVLPTLAGPEIGVASTKAFTCQLSALATLAVRAGVARGTISREQEKELVRELSEAPRFANRVLKLDGQIERISRELSRYKDVLYLGRDTNFPLALEGALKLKEISYIHAEGYAGGELKHGPIALIDENMPVIVIAPHDRIFEKTVSNMQEVAARGGKIILITDSKGAAQAGIKTMETIVLPDVPEIISPIIYALPIQMLAYFTAVFMGTDVDQPRNLAKSVTVE, from the coding sequence ATGTGCGGTATCGTCGGAATTGTCGGCCAGCAGCAGGTGGCGCCGCTCATCGTCGATGCGCTGAAGCGGCTCGAATATCGCGGCTACGACTCGGCCGGCGTCGCCACCATCGAGAATGGCAAGCTTGGCCGCCGCCGCGCCGAAGGCAAGCTGATCAACCTCGAACGTCGGTTGAAGGAAGATCCGCTCGACGGCACCATCGGCATCGGTCACACGCGCTGGGCGACGCATGGCGTGCCGAACGAGACCAATGCGCATCCGCATTTCTCCGAAGGCGTCGCCATCGTTCACAACGGCATCATCGAGAATTTCGCCGAGCTGCGCGGCGAGCTGACGCGTGACGGCTATGATTTTTCCTCGCAGACCGACACCGAGGTCGTCGCGCATCTGGTTGCACGTGAGTTGGCCAAGGGACTGAAGCCGGTCGAAGCCGCGCATCAGGCGCTGAAGCGGCTGCACGGCGCCTTCGCGCTGGCGATCATGTTCAAGAGCGACGAGGACCTCATCGTGGGCGCCCGCAACGGCCCGCCGCTCGCCGTCGGCCACGGCGACGGCGAGATGTTTCTGGGTTCCGACGCGATTGCGCTCGCTCCGTTCACCAACTCGATCACCTATCTGGAAGACGGCGACTGGGCGGTGGTGCGGCGCGACAGCGTCGCGATCTATGACATCGACGGCAACCCCGTCGACCGCAAGCGCCAGCAGTCGCTCTCGACCAGCTTCATGGTCGACAAGGGCAACCGCCGTCATTTCATGGAAAAGGAAATCCACGAGCAGCCGGAGGTCATCTCACATACGCTGGCGCACTACGTCGATTTCGTCTCCGGCGTCTCCAAACCGCTCGAGCTGCCGTTCGATTTCGCCAGGATCGGCCGGCTGGCGATCTCGGCCTGCGGCACCGCCTATCTCGCCGGCCTGATCAGCAAATACTGGTTCGAGCGCTATGCGCGACTGCCGGTGGACATCGACGTCGCCTCCGAGTTCCGCTACCGCGAAATGCCGCTTTCGGCGGACGACGCGGCCTTCTTCATCTCGCAGTCGGGCGAAACCGCCGACACGCTGGCCTCGCTGCGCTATTGCCGCAAGGCCGGCATGAAGATCGGCGCCGTCGTCAATGTGCGCGAATCGACCATGGCGCGCGAATCCGACGTCGTGCTGCCGACGCTCGCCGGGCCGGAAATCGGCGTCGCCTCGACCAAGGCCTTTACCTGCCAGCTCTCGGCGCTGGCGACGCTTGCGGTACGCGCCGGCGTGGCGCGCGGCACCATCTCGCGCGAGCAGGAGAAAGAGCTGGTGCGCGAGCTCTCCGAGGCGCCGCGCTTCGCCAATCGGGTGCTGAAGCTCGACGGCCAGATCGAACGCATCTCGCGCGAGCTGTCGCGTTACAAGGACGTGCTCTATCTCGGCCGCGATACCAATTTCCCGCTCGCCCTGGAAGGGGCGCTTAAGCTCAAGGAAATTTCCTATATCCATGCCGAAGGCTATGCCGGCGGCGAGCTGAAGCACGGGCCGATCGCGCTGATCGACGAGAACATGCCGGTGATCGTGATCGCGCCGCATGACCGCATCTTCGAAAAGACAGTCTCCAATATGCAGGAAGTGGCGGCGCGCGGCGGCAAGATCATCCTCATCACCGACAGCAAGGGGGCGGCGCAGGCGGGCATCAAGACCATGGAGACGATCGTCCTGCCCGATGTGCCGGAGATCATATCGCCGATCATCTATGCGCTGCCGATCCAGATGCTCGCCTATTTCACCGCCGTGTTCATGGGCACCGACGTCGACCAGCCGCGCAACCTGGCGAAGTCGGTGACGGTGGAATAG
- a CDS encoding GIY-YIG nuclease family protein, with product MTGYVYMTASRKRGTIYIGVTNDLGRRMPEHKSGEGSRFTGRYGVQRLVWYEEYFDIRDAIQREKSLKRWPRQWKIELIEKANPEWFELFRGTGW from the coding sequence ATGACGGGCTATGTTTATATGACCGCGAGCAGGAAGCGCGGCACCATCTACATTGGTGTCACAAACGATCTCGGGCGCCGGATGCCAGAGCACAAATCCGGCGAAGGCTCACGCTTTACTGGGCGTTACGGCGTGCAACGGCTGGTCTGGTACGAGGAATACTTCGACATCCGCGATGCAATCCAGCGCGAGAAGTCGCTGAAACGCTGGCCGCGCCAATGGAAGATCGAACTGATCGAAAAGGCCAATCCAGAGTGGTTCGAGCTTTTCCGCGGGACCGGGTGGTAG
- a CDS encoding DUF502 domain-containing protein has product MSDALKTSGMTRLRNYFLTGFVVCAPLAITAYIAWSLIGWVDSWVKPYIPARYNPDTYLPFPVPGFGLIVALVLITLIGFLTANIVGRAIVNFGERLLGRMPLVRGIYGSLKQIFETVLSNKGEMFRQVGLVEYPRKGVWSLVFVSSEKETEINQKLDQEGDPLIAVFMPCTPNPTTGFLMYVHRSEIVLLDMTIEDGAKLIVSAGMVAPEVKTKLVTLNGEHLEGALANPALGAAHPARSSRTASSRPNR; this is encoded by the coding sequence ATGTCCGACGCTTTGAAGACTTCAGGCATGACCCGGCTCAGGAACTATTTCCTGACTGGCTTCGTCGTCTGCGCGCCATTGGCGATCACCGCCTATATCGCCTGGTCATTGATCGGCTGGGTCGATTCCTGGGTGAAGCCGTATATTCCTGCCCGCTACAACCCCGACACCTACCTGCCGTTCCCGGTGCCTGGCTTCGGGCTGATCGTGGCGCTCGTGCTGATCACGCTGATCGGCTTCCTGACGGCCAACATCGTCGGCCGCGCCATCGTCAATTTCGGCGAGCGGCTGCTCGGCCGCATGCCGCTGGTGCGCGGCATCTACGGCTCGCTGAAGCAGATTTTCGAGACGGTGCTGTCGAACAAGGGCGAGATGTTCCGCCAGGTCGGGCTGGTCGAATACCCGCGAAAAGGGGTCTGGTCGCTAGTCTTCGTCTCCAGCGAGAAGGAGACCGAGATCAACCAGAAGCTCGACCAGGAAGGCGACCCGCTGATTGCGGTGTTCATGCCGTGCACGCCAAACCCGACCACCGGCTTCCTGATGTATGTGCATAGGTCCGAGATCGTGCTGCTCGACATGACGATCGAGGACGGCGCCAAGCTGATCGTTTCGGCCGGCATGGTGGCTCCGGAGGTCAAGACCAAACTGGTGACGCTGAACGGCGAGCACCTGGAAGGGGCGCTCGCCAACCCCGCACTCGGCGCGGCTCACCCGGCGCGCAGCAGCCGCACCGCCTCGTCGCGCCCGAACAGGTAA
- the recG gene encoding ATP-dependent DNA helicase RecG has protein sequence MRPSILDPLFVPITSLAGVGPKVGLLIEKVVPADLGDRAARAADLLFVLPNTVIDRRNRPGIALSAEGQIVTLEVRIDRHQPPPRGNRSVPYRVYAHDDTGEIALTFFHAHAAYLEKAMPVGEHVVISGRMEWFNGRPSMVHPDHIALASEAEGLPLVEPVYPLTAGLSAKVLRRAIGQALGRLPELPEWQDDAFMLRQRFPALGDALARIHHPADPIDVAVEGPAWRRLAYDELLAGQVSLALVRSKIRRLSGRPLVGDGRIVEKLRDALPYKLTPSQEFALAEINADLADPERMLRLLQGDVGSGKTVVALLAMARAVEAGGQAALMAPTEILARQHLATIAPLAEKVGLRLAILTGREKGRERTETLEGLASGAIDIVVGTHALFQESVTFHDLVLAVVDEQHRFGVHQRLAITAKGDAPDMLVMTATPIPRTLVLTAFGDMDVSKLTEKPAGRQPIRTVTLPMERLDELVGRMQDAVAEGQKIYWICPLVEESEDIKLMSAEDRFASLKPLFGDRIGLVHGRMKGAEKDEAMRAFKQGETRILIATTVIEVGVDVPDATIMVIEHAERFGLAQLHQLRGRVGRGAKPSSCVLLYKEPLGETAKRRLSVMRETEDGFLIAEEDLKLRGEGELLGTRQSGTPGFQVARIEFHADLLEAARDDARLVLSRDPELQSARGAAFRLLLYLFGRDEAVRLLRAG, from the coding sequence ATGCGTCCTTCCATCCTCGATCCGCTGTTCGTCCCGATCACCTCGCTTGCCGGCGTCGGGCCGAAGGTCGGCTTGCTGATCGAGAAAGTGGTGCCGGCCGATCTCGGCGATCGCGCCGCTCGCGCGGCCGACCTGCTGTTCGTCCTGCCCAACACGGTAATCGATCGCCGCAACCGGCCGGGCATCGCGCTTTCGGCCGAGGGCCAGATCGTCACGCTCGAAGTGCGCATCGACCGCCACCAGCCGCCGCCGCGCGGCAACAGATCGGTGCCCTATCGGGTCTATGCGCATGACGACACCGGCGAGATCGCGCTGACCTTTTTTCACGCCCACGCCGCCTATCTCGAAAAGGCGATGCCGGTGGGCGAACATGTCGTCATCTCCGGCCGCATGGAATGGTTTAACGGCCGCCCGAGCATGGTTCATCCCGACCATATCGCGCTGGCCAGCGAGGCCGAGGGCCTGCCGCTGGTCGAACCGGTCTATCCGCTGACGGCCGGCCTGTCGGCCAAGGTGCTGCGCCGCGCCATCGGCCAGGCGCTCGGCCGGCTGCCGGAACTGCCGGAATGGCAGGACGACGCCTTTATGCTCCGCCAGAGATTCCCGGCCCTCGGCGATGCGCTTGCTCGCATCCATCATCCGGCCGATCCGATCGACGTCGCCGTCGAAGGACCGGCCTGGCGGCGGCTTGCCTATGACGAATTGCTGGCCGGCCAGGTGTCGCTGGCCCTGGTGCGATCGAAAATCCGCCGGCTGTCGGGCCGCCCTCTTGTCGGCGACGGCCGCATCGTCGAGAAGCTGCGCGACGCCCTTCCCTACAAGCTGACGCCGTCGCAGGAATTCGCGCTGGCCGAAATCAATGCCGATCTCGCCGATCCAGAGCGCATGCTGCGCCTGCTGCAAGGCGACGTTGGCTCCGGCAAGACGGTCGTCGCGCTGCTCGCCATGGCGCGCGCGGTCGAGGCAGGCGGCCAGGCTGCGCTGATGGCGCCGACCGAAATCCTGGCGCGTCAGCATCTGGCGACGATCGCGCCGCTGGCCGAGAAAGTCGGCCTGCGCCTCGCCATCCTGACCGGCCGCGAGAAAGGCCGCGAACGGACCGAGACGCTGGAAGGCCTCGCCAGCGGCGCAATCGACATCGTCGTCGGCACCCATGCGCTGTTCCAGGAAAGCGTGACGTTCCACGACCTCGTCCTTGCCGTCGTCGACGAGCAGCACCGCTTCGGCGTCCACCAGCGGCTGGCGATCACCGCTAAGGGCGACGCGCCCGACATGCTGGTGATGACGGCTACGCCGATCCCGCGCACGCTTGTGCTCACCGCCTTCGGCGACATGGATGTCTCCAAGCTCACCGAAAAACCGGCCGGCCGCCAGCCGATCCGCACCGTCACCTTGCCGATGGAGCGGCTGGACGAACTGGTCGGGCGCATGCAGGACGCCGTCGCCGAGGGCCAGAAGATCTACTGGATCTGCCCGCTGGTCGAGGAATCCGAGGATATAAAACTGATGTCGGCGGAAGACCGCTTCGCTTCGTTGAAGCCGCTGTTCGGCGACCGGATCGGCCTCGTGCACGGCCGCATGAAAGGCGCCGAGAAGGACGAGGCGATGCGCGCCTTCAAGCAAGGCGAGACACGCATACTCATCGCTACCACGGTCATCGAGGTCGGCGTCGACGTGCCGGATGCCACGATCATGGTCATCGAGCATGCCGAACGCTTCGGCCTCGCTCAGCTGCACCAGCTGCGCGGCCGCGTCGGGCGCGGCGCCAAGCCTTCCTCCTGCGTGCTGCTCTACAAGGAGCCGCTCGGCGAGACGGCGAAACGCCGGCTTTCGGTGATGCGCGAGACCGAAGACGGCTTCCTCATCGCGGAGGAGGATCTGAAGTTGCGTGGCGAAGGCGAGTTGCTGGGCACGCGACAGTCGGGCACGCCGGGCTTCCAGGTGGCGCGCATCGAATTCCATGCCGACCTGCTCGAGGCAGCGCGCGACGATGCAAGGCTGGTCCTGTCGCGCGATCCGGAACTGCAATCCGCGCGCGGCGCGGCGTTTCGCCTTCTGCTTTACCTGTTCGGGCGCGACGAGGCGGTGCGGCTGCTGCGCGCCGGGTGA
- a CDS encoding succinate dehydrogenase assembly factor 2 encodes MTGTKRSSEGLDARRRKLLFRSWHRGMREMDLVLGSFADAEIDALTGDEIDQYEKLLEIPDTEFLPLITGERPVPGDIDCAVLQKILASRRTMTF; translated from the coding sequence ATGACCGGAACGAAACGATCGAGCGAGGGGCTGGATGCCCGCCGCCGCAAGCTCCTGTTCCGCTCGTGGCATCGCGGCATGCGCGAGATGGACCTCGTTCTCGGCTCCTTCGCCGATGCCGAGATCGACGCCTTGACCGGCGACGAAATCGACCAATATGAAAAGCTCCTCGAAATCCCCGACACTGAATTCCTGCCGTTGATCACCGGCGAGCGCCCGGTTCCGGGCGATATCGATTGCGCGGTGCTGCAGAAAATCCTGGCGTCGCGCCGGACCATGACATTTTGA
- the mfd gene encoding transcription-repair coupling factor translates to MSLIPSIGLPKGRAGQFIVDGVADGYEAFALVRTAHEIAPDKPVLFVARDGQRLPAIIEALAFADPGLPVLELPAWDCLPYDRVSPGADAAARRLDALSAMIALAKKPHRAVILTTANALLQRVPLAELIEAQTFHARPGNQIDMNALVARLEVSGFERVPTVRGLGEFAVRGGILDLFAPGWSEALRLDFFGDTLESIRVFDVATQLTTGQRKSMALQAMSEVALTPETISRFRRAYIEAFGAPTRDDALYAAVSEGRRFAGMEHWLPFFYERLETVFEYLPDAPVVFDHLAHEALAERHTLILDHYEARRKQADAALKDAVPYKPVAPDLLYLSPENLKASLGPREDIDFTVFDAPDVGGKKVFHAGSRHGRSFAEERADPNINVFDVVVKHIADERAARRQVIVAGWTEGSLDRLGQILAEHHLGNLKPVASLAEAAKLEPGQAGLAVLPLESGFETDSMVVVAEQDILGDRLIRRSKRKKRASDFIAEASSLSSGDIVVHADHGIGRFVGLRTIEAVGAPHDCLEIHYAGDDRLFLPVENIELLSRYGSDSAEATLDKLGGGAWQSRKARLKRRLLEMAGQLIRIAAERQMRSAPSMIPAEGLYGEFSARFPYEETDDQQTAIDSVMDDLGAGKPMDRLVCGDVGFGKTEVALRAAFIAAMEGFQVAVVVPTTLLSRQHFKTFSQRFYGLPIRVAQASRLVGSKELAETKKGIAEGMVDIVVGTHALLGSSISFKNLGLLIIDEEQHFGVKHKERLKDLKSDVHVLTLSATPIPRTLQLALTGVRELSLIATPPVDRMAVRTFISPFDPLVIRETLLRERYRGGHSFYVVPRISDLSEIQDFLRESVPELKVAVAHGQMPPGELDDIMNAFYDGQYDVLLSTTIVESGLDIPTANTLIVHRADMFGLAQLYQLRGRVGRSKVRAYALFTLPANRKLTDTAERRLKVLQSLDTLGAGFQLASHDLDIRGAGNLLGEEQSGHIKEVGFELYQQMLEEAVAEVKDSGEVQDGGWSPQIAVGTAVMIPESYVPDLQLRLALYRRLGDLETTEEIDAFGAELIDRFGPLPQEVTHLLKIVFIKALCRKANVEKLDAGPKGVVIHFRRREFPDPVGLVKFIGEQGSLAKIRADHSVVFIRDWPSAEKRLAGSAVVMTQLARLVDKAA, encoded by the coding sequence ATGAGCCTCATTCCTTCCATCGGCCTGCCGAAGGGCCGCGCCGGCCAGTTCATCGTCGACGGCGTTGCCGACGGCTACGAAGCCTTCGCGCTGGTGCGGACGGCGCACGAGATCGCGCCCGACAAGCCGGTGCTGTTCGTGGCACGCGACGGCCAGCGGCTGCCGGCAATCATCGAGGCGTTGGCCTTTGCGGACCCTGGCCTGCCCGTGCTGGAGCTGCCCGCCTGGGATTGCCTGCCTTACGACCGCGTCTCGCCGGGCGCGGATGCCGCCGCACGGCGGCTCGATGCGCTCTCCGCCATGATCGCGCTGGCGAAAAAGCCGCATCGCGCCGTCATCCTGACGACGGCCAACGCGCTGCTGCAGCGCGTGCCGCTGGCCGAGCTGATCGAGGCGCAGACTTTTCATGCCAGGCCAGGCAACCAGATCGACATGAATGCGCTGGTCGCGCGGCTGGAGGTCTCCGGTTTCGAACGCGTGCCGACGGTGCGCGGCCTCGGCGAGTTCGCGGTGCGCGGCGGCATTCTCGACCTGTTCGCGCCCGGCTGGAGCGAGGCGCTGCGGCTGGATTTTTTCGGCGACACGCTGGAATCGATCCGCGTCTTCGACGTGGCGACGCAGCTCACCACCGGGCAGCGCAAGTCGATGGCGCTGCAGGCGATGAGCGAGGTGGCGCTGACGCCGGAGACGATCAGCCGCTTCCGTCGCGCCTATATCGAGGCCTTCGGCGCGCCGACACGCGATGACGCGCTTTATGCCGCGGTCAGCGAAGGGCGCCGCTTTGCCGGCATGGAGCATTGGCTGCCCTTCTTCTACGAACGGCTGGAAACCGTCTTCGAATATCTGCCGGATGCGCCGGTGGTGTTCGACCATCTGGCGCATGAGGCGCTGGCCGAACGCCACACGCTGATCCTCGACCATTATGAGGCGCGCCGGAAGCAGGCGGACGCCGCGCTGAAGGACGCCGTGCCCTACAAACCGGTAGCGCCGGATCTGCTCTACCTCTCGCCGGAGAATCTCAAGGCTTCGCTCGGCCCGCGCGAAGACATCGACTTCACCGTCTTCGATGCACCCGATGTGGGCGGCAAAAAAGTCTTCCATGCCGGCTCGCGCCACGGCCGCAGCTTCGCCGAGGAACGCGCCGATCCCAACATCAACGTCTTCGATGTCGTGGTAAAACACATCGCCGATGAGCGCGCTGCGCGCCGCCAGGTGATTGTCGCCGGCTGGACGGAGGGCTCGCTCGACCGGCTCGGCCAGATTCTTGCCGAGCATCATCTCGGCAACCTCAAGCCGGTTGCTTCGCTCGCGGAAGCCGCGAAGCTGGAACCGGGGCAGGCGGGGCTCGCCGTGCTGCCGCTCGAATCCGGCTTCGAGACCGACAGCATGGTCGTCGTCGCCGAACAGGATATCCTCGGCGATCGGCTGATCCGGCGCTCGAAGCGCAAGAAGCGGGCTTCCGATTTCATCGCCGAGGCTTCTTCGCTGTCGTCGGGCGATATCGTCGTCCATGCCGATCACGGCATCGGCCGTTTCGTCGGGCTGCGCACCATCGAGGCGGTGGGCGCGCCGCATGATTGCCTGGAAATCCATTATGCAGGCGACGACCGGCTGTTCCTGCCGGTGGAGAACATCGAGCTTTTGTCGCGCTACGGCTCGGATTCGGCCGAAGCGACGCTCGACAAACTGGGCGGCGGCGCCTGGCAGTCGCGCAAGGCGCGGCTGAAGCGGCGCCTGCTCGAAATGGCCGGCCAGCTGATCCGCATCGCCGCGGAGCGGCAGATGCGCTCCGCGCCCAGCATGATTCCCGCCGAGGGCCTCTACGGCGAGTTCTCGGCGCGGTTTCCTTACGAGGAGACCGACGATCAGCAGACGGCGATCGATTCGGTCATGGACGACCTCGGCGCCGGCAAGCCGATGGACCGGCTGGTCTGCGGCGATGTCGGCTTCGGCAAGACGGAAGTGGCGCTGCGCGCCGCCTTCATCGCGGCGATGGAAGGCTTCCAGGTCGCGGTGGTGGTGCCGACGACCTTGCTGTCGCGGCAGCATTTCAAGACTTTCTCGCAGCGCTTTTACGGCTTGCCGATCCGGGTGGCGCAGGCGTCGCGCCTGGTAGGCTCCAAGGAATTGGCCGAGACCAAGAAAGGTATTGCCGAGGGCATGGTGGATATCGTCGTCGGCACCCACGCGCTGCTCGGCAGCTCGATCTCGTTCAAGAATCTCGGACTGCTGATCATCGACGAGGAGCAGCATTTCGGCGTCAAGCACAAAGAGCGGCTGAAGGACCTCAAGAGCGACGTGCATGTGCTGACGCTGTCGGCGACTCCGATCCCGCGCACTCTGCAATTGGCGCTGACCGGCGTGCGCGAACTTTCGCTGATCGCCACGCCGCCGGTCGACCGCATGGCGGTGCGCACCTTCATCTCGCCCTTCGACCCGCTGGTCATCCGCGAGACGCTGCTGCGCGAGCGCTATCGCGGCGGCCACTCCTTCTATGTTGTGCCACGCATCAGCGATCTTTCGGAAATCCAGGATTTCCTGAGGGAATCCGTGCCGGAGCTGAAGGTCGCGGTGGCGCACGGCCAGATGCCGCCGGGCGAGCTCGACGACATCATGAACGCCTTCTACGATGGCCAGTACGACGTGCTTCTGTCGACGACGATCGTGGAATCCGGGCTCGATATCCCCACCGCCAACACGCTGATCGTGCATCGCGCCGACATGTTCGGACTGGCGCAGCTTTACCAGCTGCGCGGCCGCGTCGGGCGCTCCAAGGTGCGGGCCTATGCGCTATTCACCCTGCCGGCGAACCGCAAGCTGACCGACACCGCCGAGCGCCGGCTGAAGGTGCTGCAGTCGCTTGACACGCTCGGCGCCGGCTTCCAGCTCGCCAGCCACGACCTCGACATCAGGGGCGCCGGCAATCTTCTCGGCGAAGAGCAGTCCGGCCACATCAAGGAGGTCGGGTTCGAGCTTTACCAGCAGATGCTGGAGGAGGCGGTTGCCGAGGTGAAGGATTCCGGCGAGGTGCAGGACGGCGGCTGGTCGCCGCAGATCGCCGTCGGCACCGCGGTGATGATCCCCGAAAGCTATGTGCCGGACCTGCAGCTTCGGCTGGCGCTCTACCGCCGCCTCGGCGATCTCGAAACAACCGAGGAGATCGACGCCTTCGGCGCCGAGCTGATCGACCGTTTCGGGCCGCTGCCGCAGGAGGTGACGCATCTGTTGAAGATCGTCTTCATCAAGGCGCTCTGCCGCAAGGCCAATGTCGAGAAGCTCGACGCCGGCCCCAAGGGCGTCGTCATCCATTTCCGCAGGCGCGAGTTCCCCGATCCGGTCGGGCTGGTCAAGTTCATCGGCGAGCAGGGCTCGCTGGCCAAGATCAGGGCTGACCACAGCGTCGTCTTCATCCGCGACTGGCCGAGTGCCGAAAAGCGGCTGGCCGGCTCGGCCGTGGTGATGACGCAGCTGGCGCGATTGGTGGATAAGGCGGCATAA
- a CDS encoding class II 3-deoxy-7-phosphoheptulonate synthase yields MTKWSPNSWRAKPIKQVPAYPDLAALKATEAQLATFPPLVFAGEARKLKKQLAAVAAGEAFLLQGGDCAESFAEHGADNIRDFFRVFLQMSVVLTFAGAQPVVKVGRVAGQFAKPRSSDNETKAGVTLPSYRGDIINGIEFDARSRIPDPARQEMAYRQSAATLNLLRAFAQGGYASLENVHRWMLGFVADSPQGEKYESLANRITETMDFMRAVGITSETNFALRETDFYTSHEALLLGYEEALTRVDSTSGDWYATSGHMIWIGDRTRQPDHAHVEYCRGIKNPLGLKCGPSLTSDGLLELIDLLNPENEPGRLTLIARFGSDKVAEHLPKLVRAVKQEGRNVVWSSDPMHGNTIEAAGYKTRPFDRILKEVQTFFEVHRAEGTHPGGIHVEMTGKNVTECTGGARAITAEDLQDRYHTHCDPRLNADQAIELAFLVSDLLKKSHARQPSTQAAE; encoded by the coding sequence ATGACGAAATGGTCGCCGAATTCGTGGAGAGCAAAGCCGATCAAGCAGGTCCCGGCCTATCCGGACCTTGCGGCGCTGAAGGCCACGGAAGCCCAGCTCGCCACCTTTCCGCCGCTGGTGTTCGCCGGCGAGGCGCGCAAGCTGAAGAAGCAGCTGGCTGCCGTCGCGGCCGGCGAGGCCTTCCTGCTGCAAGGCGGCGACTGTGCCGAAAGCTTCGCCGAGCATGGCGCCGACAACATCCGCGACTTCTTCCGCGTCTTCCTGCAGATGTCGGTGGTGCTGACTTTCGCCGGCGCGCAGCCGGTGGTGAAGGTCGGCCGCGTCGCCGGCCAGTTCGCCAAGCCGCGCTCGTCCGACAACGAGACCAAGGCCGGCGTGACGCTGCCGAGCTACCGCGGCGACATCATCAACGGCATCGAGTTCGACGCCAGGTCGCGCATCCCCGATCCGGCTCGCCAGGAGATGGCGTACCGCCAGTCGGCGGCGACGCTCAACCTTCTGCGCGCCTTCGCGCAAGGCGGTTATGCCAGCCTGGAGAACGTGCACCGCTGGATGCTGGGCTTCGTCGCCGACAGTCCGCAGGGCGAGAAATACGAGTCGCTTGCCAACCGCATCACCGAGACGATGGATTTCATGCGCGCGGTCGGCATCACCTCCGAAACCAATTTCGCGCTGCGCGAGACCGATTTCTACACCAGCCACGAGGCGCTGCTGCTCGGCTACGAAGAGGCGCTGACCCGCGTCGATTCGACCTCGGGCGACTGGTACGCCACCTCCGGCCACATGATCTGGATCGGCGACCGCACGCGTCAGCCCGACCATGCGCATGTCGAATACTGCCGCGGCATCAAGAACCCGCTCGGCCTGAAATGCGGACCGTCGCTGACGTCGGACGGCCTGCTCGAGCTGATCGACCTGCTCAACCCCGAGAACGAGCCAGGCCGGCTGACGCTGATCGCGCGCTTCGGCTCCGACAAGGTTGCCGAGCATCTGCCGAAGCTTGTGCGGGCGGTGAAGCAGGAAGGCCGCAATGTGGTGTGGTCGTCGGACCCGATGCATGGCAACACAATCGAGGCGGCAGGCTACAAGACGCGGCCATTCGACCGTATCCTGAAGGAAGTGCAGACCTTCTTCGAGGTGCACCGCGCCGAAGGCACGCATCCGGGCGGCATCCATGTCGAGATGACCGGCAAAAACGTCACCGAATGCACGGGCGGCGCCCGCGCCATCACGGCGGAAGACCTCCAGGACCGGTACCACACGCACTGCGATCCGCGCCTCAACGCCGACCAGGCGATCGAGCTCGCCTTCCTGGTCTCTGACCTGTTGAAGAAGAGCCACGCCCGCCAGCCGAGCACGCAAGCAGCCGAATAG